From Actinopolyspora lacussalsi, a single genomic window includes:
- a CDS encoding ferrous iron transport protein B (product_source=KO:K04759; cog=COG0370; ko=KO:K04759; pfam=PF07664,PF07670; transmembrane_helix_parts=Inside_1_63,TMhelix_64_86,Outside_87_127,TMhelix_128_150,Inside_151_220,TMhelix_221_243,Outside_244_246,TMhelix_247_266,Inside_267_307,TMhelix_308_327,Outside_328_341,TMhelix_342_361,Inside_362_365,TMhelix_366_385,Outside_386_399,TMhelix_400_422,Inside_423_441,TMhelix_442_464,Outside_465_471), whose product MTSSSILDHAARLRDGLPEGFRDEIVESLYSDAARITETSVTERHDGAKPTLDRVLDRVLTHRVWGFVAMGLLFFGVFWFTISGAAGPSSLLSSVLVDYGHSRLHALVVPLPIPDWATGLLLDGVYLSTAWVVAVMLPPMAIFFPLFTLLEDFGYLPRVAFSLDRLFAKAGAHGKQSLSMMMGYGCNAAGVTATRIIDSRRERLIAIITNNFSVCNGRWPTLILMGTIFIGALAPPALAGVIAAGSVVTVAFLGVLVTLLVSWALSKTVLRGHSSTYSLELPPYRPPKVWRTLYTSLIDRTLKVLRRAVVMAAPAGAVVWLISNVTVADASIAAHLVGVLDPLGWVLGLNGIILLAYVVAIPANEIIIPTILMLTMTLGPNLFDAQQGVMLELGTAQTHTVLTQAGGWTLLTAVNLMLFSLLHNPCSTTILTIWNETKSPKWTTVATLLPIGLGFAVTGLTATVARLAGWA is encoded by the coding sequence ATGACCAGCTCCTCGATCCTCGACCACGCCGCACGGTTGCGCGACGGCCTACCCGAGGGATTCCGCGACGAGATCGTCGAATCCCTCTACAGCGACGCCGCGCGTATCACCGAAACCAGCGTCACCGAACGCCACGACGGGGCGAAACCGACCCTCGACCGCGTGCTCGACCGGGTGCTGACCCACCGGGTGTGGGGGTTCGTGGCGATGGGCCTGTTGTTCTTCGGCGTGTTCTGGTTCACCATCTCCGGCGCGGCGGGCCCGTCGAGCCTGTTGTCGAGTGTGCTGGTCGACTACGGTCACAGCCGGTTGCACGCGCTGGTGGTGCCGCTGCCGATCCCCGACTGGGCGACAGGGTTGCTGCTGGACGGGGTGTATCTGTCCACCGCATGGGTGGTGGCGGTGATGCTGCCCCCCATGGCCATCTTCTTCCCACTGTTCACCCTGCTGGAGGATTTCGGCTATCTGCCGAGGGTGGCGTTCAGCCTTGACCGGTTGTTCGCCAAGGCGGGCGCGCACGGCAAACAGTCCCTGTCGATGATGATGGGCTACGGCTGCAACGCGGCCGGGGTGACCGCCACCAGAATCATCGACAGCCGTCGGGAACGGCTGATCGCCATCATCACCAACAACTTCAGCGTCTGCAACGGACGCTGGCCCACCCTCATCCTGATGGGCACGATCTTCATCGGAGCCCTCGCTCCGCCCGCCCTGGCGGGTGTGATCGCCGCGGGCAGCGTGGTCACCGTGGCGTTTCTCGGTGTGCTGGTCACACTGCTGGTGTCCTGGGCGCTGTCGAAGACGGTACTGCGTGGTCACAGTTCCACCTACTCCCTGGAGCTACCCCCCTATCGCCCACCGAAGGTGTGGCGCACCCTCTACACCAGCCTCATCGACCGCACCCTGAAAGTGCTGCGCCGCGCGGTGGTCATGGCCGCCCCCGCCGGAGCGGTCGTCTGGCTGATCAGCAACGTCACCGTCGCCGACGCGAGCATCGCCGCGCACCTGGTGGGCGTGCTCGATCCGCTGGGGTGGGTGCTCGGCCTCAACGGCATCATCCTGCTGGCCTACGTCGTGGCGATCCCGGCCAACGAGATCATCATCCCCACCATCCTGATGCTGACGATGACGCTGGGGCCCAACCTGTTCGACGCGCAGCAGGGTGTGATGCTCGAGCTCGGCACTGCCCAGACCCACACGGTGCTGACCCAGGCCGGCGGGTGGACCCTGCTGACGGCGGTGAACCTGATGCTGTTCAGCCTGCTGCACAATCCCTGCAGCACCACCATCCTCACCATCTGGAACGAAACCAAAAGCCCGAAATGGACCACGGTGGCCACGCTGCTGCCGATCGGGCTGGGTTTCGCCGTCACCGGGCTGACCGCGACCGTGGCGCGTCTGGCGGGCTGGGCATAG
- a CDS encoding Fe2+ transport system protein FeoA (product_source=COG1918; cog=COG1918; pfam=PF04023; smart=SM00899; superfamily=50037) encodes MHDVAAEGQQAASTATTLDRLKRGQTATVTAVNIHGPQRRRLMDLGVLPGTRIHIDRVSPLGDPTAYLVRGSVIALRREQARGIHITVEQE; translated from the coding sequence GTGCACGACGTAGCAGCAGAGGGGCAGCAGGCGGCGAGCACGGCCACGACGCTGGACCGGCTCAAGCGAGGCCAGACGGCCACGGTGACAGCGGTCAACATCCACGGGCCCCAGCGACGACGCCTGATGGATCTGGGGGTGCTGCCCGGGACCCGGATCCACATCGATCGGGTCAGCCCGCTCGGCGACCCCACCGCCTATCTCGTGCGGGGCAGCGTGATCGCACTGCGCCGCGAACAGGCCCGCGGTATTCACATCACCGTCGAACAGGAGTGA
- a CDS encoding hypothetical protein (product_source=Hypo-rule applied; cleavage_site_network=SignalP-noTM; superfamily=53901), producing MFRTAWTRRSVLLGCLTLTGCGIAPAPGDDSGIPPSMISSQAPSASGTIAQAEPTRMTGPRTDRARQHAENRGFRERYPLNSQQRRAAVEPVALLRSELVGLDDHQRLSPGSVDGALRRAGLRPREVTAVSGGVHFWSTAGNGICVNGEIDDHDVSIRAEGPSSDGGCAEPDGGH from the coding sequence GTGTTCCGAACAGCATGGACCCGCCGATCGGTATTACTCGGTTGCCTCACGCTGACCGGCTGCGGGATCGCACCGGCCCCGGGTGACGATTCGGGCATTCCACCGTCGATGATCAGCTCGCAGGCGCCGTCGGCCTCCGGAACGATCGCCCAGGCCGAACCGACCCGGATGACGGGACCGCGGACGGACCGGGCCCGCCAGCACGCCGAGAACCGTGGTTTTCGGGAGCGCTATCCCCTGAACAGCCAGCAGCGACGAGCGGCCGTCGAGCCCGTGGCGCTGCTACGGTCCGAGCTGGTAGGTCTCGACGATCACCAGCGGCTCAGCCCCGGTTCAGTGGACGGTGCGCTGCGCCGTGCGGGACTGCGACCGCGTGAAGTGACCGCCGTTTCCGGCGGTGTCCACTTCTGGTCGACCGCCGGGAACGGCATCTGCGTCAACGGCGAGATCGATGACCACGACGTGTCGATACGGGCCGAGGGCCCGAGTTCGGACGGCGGCTGCGCGGAGCCCGACGGCGGTCACTGA
- a CDS encoding GNAT superfamily N-acetyltransferase (product_source=COG0454; cog=COG0454; superfamily=55729): MIRERRDEDLDRLCDLLGELDEHARVLGTRHPRDWLQEVEAERSWVFDQAPVRVAPTRNVVGHVQVSPPPEARWVRDVAAQTSRQVDELLVIGRLFVKPAKHDYGIARYLLKESVKHVETRGRLPVLDPADLALIPPSLPTKLGFTELHTEDHTPSPLIRAE, from the coding sequence ATGATCCGAGAACGTAGGGATGAGGACCTCGACCGGCTGTGCGACCTGCTGGGCGAGCTGGACGAGCACGCCCGCGTGCTCGGAACACGGCACCCCCGGGACTGGCTGCAGGAGGTCGAGGCCGAGCGCTCCTGGGTGTTCGACCAGGCACCGGTACGCGTCGCCCCGACCCGCAACGTGGTCGGCCACGTCCAAGTCTCCCCACCGCCCGAGGCCCGCTGGGTCCGCGACGTCGCCGCGCAGACCTCTCGGCAGGTCGACGAGCTGCTGGTGATCGGGCGACTGTTCGTGAAACCGGCCAAGCACGACTACGGCATCGCGCGGTACCTGCTCAAGGAATCGGTGAAACACGTCGAAACACGCGGGAGGCTGCCCGTGCTGGATCCCGCCGACCTCGCCCTCATCCCACCGTCGCTGCCCACCAAGCTCGGCTTCACAGAACTCCACACCGAAGATCACACCCCCAGCCCCCTGATCAGGGCAGAGTGA
- a CDS encoding MGT family glycosyltransferase (product_source=TIGR01426; cath_funfam=3.40.50.2000; cog=COG1819; pfam=PF00201; superfamily=53756; tigrfam=TIGR01426) produces MPRHFAFVAPPFDGHVNPTLPLVEELCRRGHRVSYATGNHKLDTVAAAGARGVDTRVDVSVPPTPSLDEITVEMITDMMHMMLDHTRDSLPVLREHFAADPPEAVCYDMMSLGGPMLAEALGVPAVALVPSFAANERFSLMKYFLPDGFDPDHPALREIATRHHELAEQFGVSAPESMLAPTPAGLNLVFVPHQFQPAAETFDERFRFLGPSMGDRARGDSFTPRDEHAPLLFISLGTTFNERPDFYRECVRAFGDSGWQVAMSIGDRIEPDELGPLPANFDVRPRFPQLEVLRHAEVFLSHAGMNSTMESLYHGVPLVTYPQMAEQRANADQAEKLGLARRLPDNVDAAALRKTVDEVAGDERMRATVTATAAGIRGTGGAVAGVDALEAHLARS; encoded by the coding sequence ATGCCCCGCCATTTCGCGTTCGTCGCGCCGCCGTTCGACGGGCACGTGAACCCGACCCTGCCGCTGGTGGAGGAACTGTGCCGTCGGGGCCATCGGGTCAGCTATGCCACCGGCAACCACAAACTGGACACCGTTGCCGCCGCGGGGGCACGGGGTGTCGACACGCGAGTGGACGTTTCCGTGCCGCCGACACCGTCGCTGGACGAGATCACCGTCGAGATGATCACCGACATGATGCACATGATGCTCGATCACACCCGGGACAGTCTTCCGGTGTTGCGCGAGCACTTCGCGGCGGACCCGCCGGAAGCCGTGTGCTACGACATGATGAGCCTGGGCGGGCCCATGCTGGCCGAGGCACTGGGGGTTCCCGCGGTGGCGCTGGTACCCAGTTTCGCCGCCAACGAGCGGTTCTCGCTGATGAAGTACTTTCTGCCGGACGGCTTCGACCCGGACCACCCGGCGTTGCGGGAGATCGCCACGCGTCACCACGAACTGGCCGAGCAGTTCGGCGTGTCGGCTCCGGAATCGATGTTGGCACCCACCCCGGCCGGGTTGAACCTGGTTTTCGTGCCCCACCAGTTCCAGCCCGCCGCCGAGACCTTCGACGAGCGATTCCGGTTCCTGGGGCCGTCGATGGGAGACCGGGCACGAGGGGACTCCTTCACACCCCGCGACGAGCACGCGCCGTTGCTGTTCATTTCGCTGGGCACCACGTTCAACGAGCGCCCCGATTTCTACCGCGAATGTGTTCGCGCCTTCGGTGACAGCGGATGGCAGGTGGCGATGTCCATCGGGGACCGGATCGAACCCGACGAGTTGGGCCCGCTGCCCGCCAATTTCGACGTGCGTCCCCGGTTTCCACAGCTCGAGGTGCTGCGGCACGCCGAGGTGTTTCTCTCACACGCGGGGATGAACTCCACCATGGAGTCGCTGTATCACGGGGTGCCACTGGTGACCTATCCGCAGATGGCCGAGCAGCGGGCCAACGCCGACCAGGCCGAGAAACTGGGCCTGGCACGGCGACTGCCCGACAATGTCGACGCCGCCGCGCTGCGCAAAACCGTCGACGAGGTCGCCGGGGACGAACGTATGCGCGCCACGGTCACCGCCACCGCGGCGGGCATACGTGGCACCGGCGGAGCGGTGGCCGGTGTCGACGCGCTGGAGGCACACCTGGCACGGTCCTGA
- a CDS encoding DNA-binding transcriptional ArsR family regulator (product_source=COG0640; cath_funfam=1.10.10.10; cog=COG0640; pfam=PF01022; smart=SM00418; superfamily=46785) has translation MLTCETREAVLARLGRALADPTRCRILVRLLDGAHYPAQLAEQLGLSRSNVSNHLSCLRGCGLVVATYQGRQVHYALADEHLAQALSELVQVVLAVEPSDACATEDAHARDEVREVTA, from the coding sequence ATGTTGACGTGTGAGACGCGGGAGGCGGTGCTGGCCCGGTTGGGACGGGCGTTGGCAGATCCGACGCGGTGCCGGATTCTGGTGCGGCTGCTGGACGGGGCGCACTATCCGGCCCAGTTGGCCGAGCAGCTGGGGCTGTCACGGTCGAATGTGTCCAACCACCTGTCGTGTCTGCGTGGCTGCGGGCTGGTGGTGGCCACGTATCAGGGACGGCAGGTGCATTACGCGCTGGCCGATGAGCATTTGGCCCAGGCGCTGTCCGAGCTGGTGCAGGTGGTGCTGGCGGTGGAGCCGAGCGATGCGTGCGCTACCGAGGACGCTCACGCGCGGGACGAGGTCCGGGAGGTGACTGCCTGA
- a CDS encoding hypothetical protein (product_source=Hypo-rule applied), producing the protein MIRPVHVPGRAAAAVGHTVSDPRGSRLKQVVTVTP; encoded by the coding sequence ATGATTCGCCCGGTGCACGTCCCCGGTCGCGCCGCCGCAGCAGTGGGCCACACCGTCTCTGACCCCCGCGGTTCCCGGTTGAAGCAGGTTGTGACGGTGACCCCGTAG
- a CDS encoding MFS family permease (product_source=COG0477; cath_funfam=1.20.1250.20; cog=COG0477; pfam=PF05977; superfamily=103473; transmembrane_helix_parts=Inside_1_25,TMhelix_26_48,Outside_49_57,TMhelix_58_80,Inside_81_100,TMhelix_101_123,Outside_124_170,TMhelix_171_193,Inside_194_233,TMhelix_234_256,Outside_257_265,TMhelix_266_288,Inside_289_294,TMhelix_295_312,Outside_313_316,TMhelix_317_339,Inside_340_351,TMhelix_352_371,Outside_372_375,TMhelix_376_398,Inside_399_412), producing the protein MAVQHRTERGSTTYGEILAEPEFRIVLVGNLLMLLAETLRALALSVLVFEATDSALLSAVAFGAGFIPQAIGGSTLTALADRLRPRQLLVAYDLLQTAITGILAAAWLPVWAVLLVLAAAGTLSPLRSASTGALLPEILTGDRYVLGRSIVQTISSTTQIAGYAVGGVLLALLGPHTALLLAAGSYLLAAALWRLGLHHRAARTPELALGTTAIETWRTNVRLLRSNRNTRGLLLGLWLPIAALAGAEATLVAYAARAGLPEGTAGYLLAALPVGMVLGDVAIARLFHPATRARLALPLALLAGTPLLAFAARPGPVIAMVLLVAEGTCVSYSLPLQAAFAELVPEQLRGRGFGLFSSGLMTAQGLGTAVVGALASAIGPALAITAAGGLTVTTVLLLRRSFTPARLLHPTR; encoded by the coding sequence ATGGCTGTGCAGCACCGAACGGAACGCGGGAGTACGACGTACGGCGAGATTCTGGCCGAACCCGAGTTCCGGATTGTCCTGGTGGGCAACCTGCTCATGCTGCTGGCCGAGACGCTGCGGGCCCTCGCGCTGTCGGTGCTGGTCTTCGAGGCGACCGACTCGGCTCTGCTGAGCGCGGTAGCTTTCGGCGCCGGATTCATCCCGCAAGCGATCGGCGGCAGCACGCTGACGGCCCTGGCAGATCGGCTACGCCCACGCCAGCTGCTCGTTGCCTACGACCTGCTGCAGACCGCGATCACCGGGATCCTTGCCGCGGCATGGCTTCCCGTCTGGGCAGTGCTGCTGGTGTTGGCCGCGGCCGGAACCCTCTCCCCACTTCGGTCGGCCTCGACCGGGGCCCTGCTGCCGGAGATCCTGACCGGAGACCGCTACGTGCTCGGGCGATCGATCGTGCAGACGATCTCCTCAACCACGCAAATCGCCGGCTACGCGGTAGGAGGCGTGTTGCTGGCCTTGCTGGGGCCGCACACCGCTTTGCTGCTGGCCGCTGGCAGTTACCTGCTGGCCGCGGCTCTCTGGCGGCTCGGTCTGCACCACCGCGCGGCCCGAACACCCGAGCTCGCATTGGGCACGACCGCCATCGAGACGTGGCGCACCAATGTGCGTCTACTACGCAGCAACCGCAATACGCGCGGCCTGCTGCTGGGGTTGTGGCTGCCGATCGCGGCCCTGGCCGGGGCCGAGGCAACTCTGGTCGCCTATGCCGCACGCGCCGGCCTTCCGGAGGGAACTGCCGGCTATCTCCTCGCGGCGCTGCCGGTGGGCATGGTGCTCGGAGATGTGGCTATCGCCCGGCTGTTCCACCCCGCCACGCGCGCACGCCTGGCCCTCCCGCTCGCCCTGCTGGCCGGTACACCACTGCTCGCCTTCGCCGCACGCCCCGGACCCGTCATCGCGATGGTCCTGCTCGTCGCCGAAGGAACATGTGTCTCCTATTCGCTGCCGTTGCAGGCGGCTTTCGCCGAACTCGTTCCCGAACAGCTGCGTGGACGAGGTTTCGGTCTGTTCAGTAGCGGACTCATGACGGCCCAGGGGCTCGGCACCGCGGTCGTCGGGGCCCTGGCCTCCGCCATCGGGCCGGCATTGGCCATCACCGCGGCGGGCGGCCTGACAGTAACGACCGTGCTGCTGCTACGCCGATCGTTCACCCCCGCACGGCTGCTTCACCCAACTCGATGA
- a CDS encoding hypothetical protein (product_source=Hypo-rule applied; superfamily=103473; transmembrane_helix_parts=Inside_1_12,TMhelix_13_32,Outside_33_51,TMhelix_52_69,Inside_70_75,TMhelix_76_93,Outside_94_102,TMhelix_103_125,Inside_126_137): MSGRRLVARIYRELISGVVLALLTASCWWGWMAWDHIYHTDPATGTASGPYQAWQVIGCVVCLIGLGVFATVRLPWWLVLAIMPLSFTAAWSWTAANTDSTGLWGVGAVLVFTGMLAGTGLVTGLTTAVRSSRMRTG, from the coding sequence ATGAGCGGACGGCGACTCGTGGCACGGATCTACCGCGAGCTGATCAGCGGCGTGGTGCTGGCGCTGTTGACCGCGTCGTGCTGGTGGGGCTGGATGGCGTGGGACCACATTTATCACACCGACCCTGCGACGGGGACGGCCAGCGGCCCGTACCAGGCGTGGCAGGTGATCGGCTGCGTGGTGTGCCTGATCGGGCTGGGGGTGTTCGCCACTGTCAGACTTCCCTGGTGGCTGGTGCTTGCGATCATGCCGCTGTCGTTCACCGCGGCGTGGTCGTGGACGGCCGCCAACACCGACAGCACCGGGCTGTGGGGTGTCGGCGCGGTGCTGGTCTTTACCGGCATGCTGGCCGGAACGGGGCTTGTCACCGGACTGACCACCGCCGTTCGTTCCAGCAGGATGCGAACCGGGTGA
- a CDS encoding ferrous iron transport protein B (product_source=KO:K04759; cath_funfam=3.40.50.300; cog=COG0370; ko=KO:K04759; pfam=PF02421; smart=SM00382; superfamily=52540) produces the protein MAEDLPVPSASPPSAASAACGTCVFNNAAQLRALGVDVSGHDHVVALAGNPNTGKSTVFNALTGLRQHVGNWPGKTVTGAEGGFGYRQRHYKLVDLPGTYSLLSDSQDEDVARDFLLFGQPDVTVVVVDATRLQRNLNLVLQILQITGRVVVALNLVDEAHRHGLSLDQRHLARELGVPVVPVTARNRQGLDTLLEAIEQVALGTVATRARRVRHGDDRTERAVSELAARLRRDHPGLANTRWIALRLLEGDPGIERAVTDGTLDRLSSPTPHAVSSETPGT, from the coding sequence GTGGCAGAAGACCTACCCGTCCCGAGCGCGAGCCCACCATCCGCCGCGAGCGCGGCATGCGGGACCTGCGTGTTCAACAACGCCGCTCAGCTGCGTGCGCTCGGCGTCGACGTCTCCGGACACGACCACGTGGTGGCACTGGCGGGCAACCCGAACACCGGCAAGAGCACGGTGTTCAACGCGCTGACCGGGTTGCGCCAGCACGTCGGCAACTGGCCCGGCAAGACCGTCACCGGCGCCGAGGGGGGATTCGGGTATCGCCAACGACACTACAAGCTCGTCGATCTTCCCGGCACGTACTCACTGCTGTCCGACAGCCAGGACGAGGACGTCGCCCGGGACTTCCTGCTGTTCGGCCAGCCGGACGTGACAGTGGTCGTCGTCGACGCCACCCGCCTGCAACGCAACCTCAACCTCGTGCTGCAGATCCTGCAGATCACCGGCCGGGTGGTGGTGGCGCTCAACCTGGTCGACGAGGCCCATCGGCACGGTCTCTCGCTCGACCAGCGCCACCTCGCACGCGAGCTCGGGGTGCCGGTGGTACCCGTGACGGCACGAAATCGCCAAGGACTGGACACGCTGCTGGAGGCGATCGAACAGGTCGCGCTGGGGACGGTGGCCACCCGGGCCCGGCGCGTCCGCCACGGCGACGACCGCACCGAACGCGCCGTCTCCGAACTGGCCGCGCGACTCCGCCGGGACCACCCCGGCCTGGCCAACACCAGGTGGATCGCGTTGCGCCTGCTGGAAGGTGATCCGGGCATCGAACGCGCCGTCACCGACGGCACCCTGGACCGGCTCAGTAGCCCGACACCACACGCCGTCTCCTCTGAAACGCCGGGGACATGA
- a CDS encoding divalent metal cation (Fe/Co/Zn/Cd) transporter (product_source=COG0053; cath_funfam=1.20.1510.10; cog=COG0053; pfam=PF01545; superfamily=161111; transmembrane_helix_parts=Inside_1_54,TMhelix_55_77,Outside_78_81,TMhelix_82_104,Inside_105_116,TMhelix_117_139,Outside_140_153,TMhelix_154_171,Inside_172_191,TMhelix_192_214,Outside_215_267), with product MTAGSSRYHLQLGSTGETGCVDGCCTPQPGAASAGATAVGPESRRQAVLSRRIRLLVAATISYNVIEAVVAITAGTLASSTALIGFGLDSTIEVASAAAVAWQFSARQVATRQARERTALRIIAVSFFVLAAYVTVEAVRSLVGGAEAESSTVGIVLAALSVVIMPGLSLAQRRTGRQLGSASAVADSKQTLLCSYLSGVLLVGLVLNAVFGWSWADPIVALVIAAVAVREGREAWRGDGCCAPTTALAGNHPAEGDDCCDHEGDKQ from the coding sequence ATGACGGCGGGCTCCTCGCGTTACCATCTGCAGCTCGGGAGCACGGGTGAGACCGGGTGTGTCGATGGGTGCTGCACCCCGCAGCCGGGTGCGGCTTCCGCGGGCGCCACCGCGGTGGGGCCGGAATCGCGGCGGCAGGCGGTGCTGTCCCGGCGGATCCGGCTGCTGGTGGCGGCCACGATCTCCTACAACGTGATCGAGGCTGTCGTGGCGATCACCGCTGGCACGCTGGCCTCGTCGACGGCGTTGATCGGGTTCGGGCTGGATTCGACGATCGAGGTGGCCTCGGCGGCGGCGGTGGCATGGCAGTTCTCCGCCCGCCAAGTCGCGACCCGTCAGGCGCGGGAGCGCACCGCGTTGCGGATCATCGCGGTGTCGTTCTTCGTGTTGGCGGCCTACGTCACCGTCGAGGCGGTTCGCTCCCTGGTTGGCGGAGCCGAGGCCGAGTCCTCCACGGTGGGCATCGTGCTGGCGGCCCTGTCGGTAGTGATCATGCCAGGCTTGTCGTTGGCCCAGCGGCGCACCGGACGTCAGCTGGGGTCGGCCAGTGCGGTGGCCGATTCCAAGCAGACTTTGTTGTGCAGCTACCTCTCCGGGGTGCTGCTGGTCGGGCTGGTCCTCAACGCCGTGTTCGGATGGTCCTGGGCCGATCCGATCGTGGCGCTGGTCATCGCCGCGGTCGCGGTCAGGGAAGGCCGGGAAGCCTGGCGCGGCGACGGCTGCTGCGCCCCTACTACGGCACTGGCCGGCAACCACCCTGCCGAAGGCGACGACTGCTGTGACCACGAGGGTGACAAGCAATGA
- a CDS encoding putative F420-dependent oxidoreductase (product_source=TIGR03620; cath_funfam=3.20.20.30; cog=COG2141; pfam=PF00296; superfamily=51679; tigrfam=TIGR03620): MSQIDFVSRVGVWWTSDLWSINDVLTRAREIERLGYGSLFYGEAGGKETFTQAAALLGGTERLVVGTGIANIHARSAPASESGARTLAALHPGRFVLGLGVSHAPLVEHSYAGSYSRPLSTMRDYLRTMDAVPDGIEPGAQRPARLLAALGPKMIELSGTAADGAHPYLVTPEHTANTRERLGPDKWVVSEQAVALTTDREAGLRRAHQHLHMYSQLPNYQNSWLRQGFDESDLVVGGSDKLAEGMVAMGDAGTVATHVRRHLEAGADHVLVQVLDDDPLPALRELAPALQLKQKSDHWER, encoded by the coding sequence ATGTCCCAGATCGACTTCGTTTCTCGCGTGGGCGTGTGGTGGACCAGCGACCTGTGGTCGATCAACGATGTGCTCACCCGTGCCCGTGAGATCGAGCGGCTCGGTTACGGTTCGCTGTTCTACGGCGAAGCCGGTGGTAAGGAGACCTTCACCCAGGCCGCCGCGCTGTTGGGCGGCACCGAACGTCTGGTGGTTGGCACCGGGATCGCCAACATCCACGCCCGCAGCGCCCCGGCCAGCGAGTCCGGTGCCCGTACCCTCGCCGCGCTGCACCCGGGCCGTTTCGTGCTCGGGCTGGGGGTCAGCCACGCCCCGCTGGTGGAGCACAGCTACGCCGGTTCCTACTCTCGACCGCTGAGCACCATGCGTGACTACCTGCGAACCATGGACGCGGTCCCGGACGGGATCGAACCGGGTGCGCAGCGCCCGGCCCGGCTGTTGGCCGCGCTCGGACCGAAGATGATCGAGCTGTCCGGTACCGCCGCCGACGGGGCGCACCCGTACCTGGTGACCCCGGAGCACACCGCGAACACCCGCGAGCGGCTCGGTCCCGACAAGTGGGTGGTCAGCGAGCAGGCTGTCGCGCTCACCACGGATCGGGAGGCCGGTCTGCGGCGTGCGCACCAGCACCTGCACATGTACTCGCAGCTGCCGAACTACCAGAACTCATGGCTGCGGCAGGGATTCGACGAATCCGACCTGGTCGTCGGCGGCTCGGACAAGCTGGCCGAAGGCATGGTCGCCATGGGAGACGCCGGGACGGTCGCCACGCACGTGCGGCGGCACCTGGAGGCGGGCGCCGACCACGTGCTCGTGCAAGTCCTCGACGACGACCCGCTGCCCGCACTGCGCGAACTCGCCCCCGCTCTCCAGCTGAAACAAAAGTCCGACCACTGGGAACGGTAG